In one window of Arachis ipaensis cultivar K30076 chromosome B06, Araip1.1, whole genome shotgun sequence DNA:
- the LOC107647578 gene encoding uncharacterized protein LOC107647578: MTNEQRLIFDEIFNAVITDYGGFYFIYEHGGYGKTFIWNELSSAIWSREKIVLNVASNRIASLLIPGGRMVHSRFSIPIIITDKYTYNIKNGSLKAKLLIQNYRYFQSREILAPTFESVEKVNDFVLTIFSEMENEYLSSDTICEADGNEDIQQEWFILEFINDIKCSGLPNYKFTLKPGGCNATAKHRRYFKFMQ, translated from the exons ATGACTAATGAGCAAAGGTTAATATTCGATGAGATATTCAATGCTGTTATTACAGACTATGGTGGTTTTTACTTCATTTATGAGCATGGTGGGTATGGTAAGACATTTATTTGGAATGaactttcttctgctatttggTCTAGAGAAAAGATTGTTTTAAATGTCGCATCCAATAGAATTGCATCTTTACTCATACCTGGTGGCAGAATGGTTCATTCTAGATTTTCAATACCCATTATAATTACTGATAAATATACTTACAACATCAAGAATGGCAGTTTGAAGGCTAAGCTGCTCATCCAAA ATTATAGATATTTTCAAAGTAGAGAAATTCTTGCACCCACGTTTGAGAGTGTCGAGAAGGTAAACGATTTCGTCTTGACAATCTTTTCAGAGATGGAAAATGAGTATTTAAGTTCTGACACAATATGTGAAGCTGATGGAAATGAAGATATACAACAAGAGTGGTTCATATTAGAGTTCATAAATGACATTAAATGTTCGGGACTACCCAACTATAAGTTTACTTTGAAGCCAGGAGGATGTAATGCTACTGCGAAACATAGACGATACTTCAAGTTTATGCAATGA